GCAGTCCGGATCCGCCGCGTCCAGCTGCACCGTGCGCAGCTGCCGGGTCAGGTCGTTCTCCGCCGCCTCCCGCTCGTCCGGAGGGGCGTCCAGGGCGATCCGGGCCGCCGCGTACAGCTCGACGCCGAAGCGCCGCTCAGCCAGCACGGCGGCGGCCGCCGCGCGGCGCAGCAGGTGGGCGTCGAGGGCCCGCGCCGCCAGCTCCGCGCGGCCCTGCAACCGCTCGACCCGGCCGGCGGTCCAGATGAGGTACGCCGCGACGAGCCCCACCACCAGGCTCAGGGCCACCACCCACCACATGTGCGGCATCGTAGTGCTGCTCCGTTTCCGTCCGTCCGGGCACGGCCACGCCGGTCATCCCGTCAACAGCCGCACCATCCGTCACACCGGCTCAGCCCAACCCCACCCATTCCTGGTCGATGACCCGCCCGTCGGTTGCCTCGATCGCCGCTGCGTATACCTCCAGAACACGGCGAGCAACCACCGGCCAGTCGAAATTCGCCACCACCTGATCGCCGCAGGCGCTCAGCTCGGCCCGACCGGCCGGGTCGTCCAACAGATCGGCCAACGCGTCGCGCAGCCCCGCCGGGTCACCCGTGGGAAAGAGCCGCCCGGCCCGCCCGCCGTCGAGCACCCGCCGGAACGCGTCCAGGTCGCTCGCCACGACGGTGGTGCCGGCGGCCAGCGCCTCGGTGAGGATCATGCCGAACGACTCGCCGCCGGTGTTCGGCGCCACGTAGAGGTGCACACTGCGCAGCATCCGTGCCTTGTCCGCCTCGGAGACCAGCCCGAGGAAGGTCACCCGCTCGCGCAGCGCGGCCGGGAACCGGTCGTACAGGTCGTCGGCGTCACCCGGGCCGGCGACCAGCAGCCGCAGCTCGGGGCGGGTGGCGGCCAGCTCGACGAAGGCGTCCCGCAGCACCGGGAAGCCCTTGCGCGCCTCGGTGAACCGGCCCAGGAAACCCAGCGTGCCGCCCGTACCCGGAGTGCACTCCCCCGGCCAGCCGGGCAACGGCTCGGCGTCCGCGAACTTGGCCACCGCCACCCCGTTGGGAATCTCCACGGCGCCGCCGTCCATGTGCTCGACCTGCACCTTGCGGGCCAGGGCACTGACCGCGATCCGGGCGGTGATCCGCTCCAGCACGATCTGGAGCACACCCTGCGCGGCGGCCAGCACCCGCGAGCGGGTCATCGCGGTGTGGAAGGTGGCCACCACCGGCCCGCGCGCCGAGAGCACGGCCAGCAACGACAGGCTCAGCGTGAGCGGCTCGTGCACGTGCAGCACGTCGAAGTCGCCATTGGTGATCCACCGCCGGACCCGGGCGGTGGAGACCGGGCCGAACGCGATCCGGGCCACCGAGCCGTTGTACGGCAGCGGCACGGCCCGGCCGGCGGAGACCACGTACTCCGGCAGCGGAGAGTCCTCGTCAGCCGGCGCGAGCACGCTGACCTGGTGACCGAGCGCGATCAACGCCTCGGCGAGGTCCATCACGTGGTTCTGCACGCCGCCCGGGACGTCGAAGGAGTACGGGCACACGATGCCGATCCGCATGCGTCAGCGCCCCTCGTCCGAGACTGTGGGGCTCCGCCTCACCGTGCACCCACCCCCTCAGGCCTGACCGCTGGCCGGCGAGGGCAGCGCCGTGCCGGCCCCCGTCCCCCGCTGGTCCAGCCACATCCGCTGCAACATGTGCCAGTCTTCCGGATGCCGGGCGATACCCGCCGCCAGACGGTCGGCGATCAGCTGGGTCAGCGACCGGACCCGCTGGTCCAGAGGCCCCGTCTCGGGCGCGGGCACCGGCAGCGGGCCGGCGAGCGAGGCGCACGCCGCGTCCGGTTCGTACCACATCGAGGCCACGTAGAGCGGCGCGCCGGTGTGCAACGCCAGCAGCGCCGGCCCGGCCGGCATCCGGGTCCTGCCGCCGAAGAAGTCCACCTCCACCCCACGGGCGGACAGATCCCGGTCGGCCAGCAGCGGCACC
Above is a window of Micromonospora coriariae DNA encoding:
- a CDS encoding glycosyltransferase family 4 protein is translated as MRIGIVCPYSFDVPGGVQNHVMDLAEALIALGHQVSVLAPADEDSPLPEYVVSAGRAVPLPYNGSVARIAFGPVSTARVRRWITNGDFDVLHVHEPLTLSLSLLAVLSARGPVVATFHTAMTRSRVLAAAQGVLQIVLERITARIAVSALARKVQVEHMDGGAVEIPNGVAVAKFADAEPLPGWPGECTPGTGGTLGFLGRFTEARKGFPVLRDAFVELAATRPELRLLVAGPGDADDLYDRFPAALRERVTFLGLVSEADKARMLRSVHLYVAPNTGGESFGMILTEALAAGTTVVASDLDAFRRVLDGGRAGRLFPTGDPAGLRDALADLLDDPAGRAELSACGDQVVANFDWPVVARRVLEVYAAAIEATDGRVIDQEWVGLG